Proteins from a single region of Vibrio sp. DW001:
- a CDS encoding YjiH family protein, translating to MPNNTQANQLEKRNSTFWIFLIPSLLGLFLFMAPISYEGDITIPVAILAKGLIALLDEYLIPIVTIIISFMAIASLLYRVVKPSFIKNNLFFDRLFNPSLLWLIVRVIGGLAVIMTYYHLGPKAVWEENTGGLVLEGLLPTLFSVFIFAGLLLPLLLNFGLLELVGTLLSKVMRPIFNLPGRSAIDCIASWLGDGSVGILLTSKQYDNKFYTQREAAVVGTTFSAVSITFSLVVLAQVKLEAYFLPFYGSICLAGIVAAIIIPRLPPLSRKKDIFIDGSAPDKDIDLVPDNHNAFSWGLKLALNKASQVTSVKKVVNDGLENAVDMVFGVLPVVMGLGTVALIVAEYTSVFSILGTPFVPYLELLGIPEAAAASETMMVGFADMFLPAIIISSVDSEITRFVIAAMSVTQLIYMSEVGALLLGSRIPVNFIELFIIFILRTLITLPVIAGVAHLVF from the coding sequence ATGCCAAACAATACCCAAGCTAACCAGCTTGAAAAAAGAAATAGCACCTTTTGGATTTTTTTAATTCCCTCTCTTTTAGGCCTATTTCTATTTATGGCTCCTATCAGTTATGAAGGTGACATTACTATCCCTGTGGCGATACTCGCTAAGGGCTTAATCGCCTTACTCGATGAATACTTGATTCCAATCGTCACCATTATTATTTCATTTATGGCCATTGCGTCACTACTTTACAGAGTCGTCAAACCCTCATTTATTAAGAACAATTTATTTTTTGACCGCCTATTTAACCCCTCTCTACTATGGCTTATCGTTCGAGTTATTGGTGGTTTAGCGGTCATCATGACCTATTACCATCTAGGTCCGAAAGCGGTATGGGAAGAGAATACCGGTGGCTTGGTATTAGAGGGCCTGCTACCAACGCTTTTTTCAGTATTCATTTTTGCAGGATTATTATTGCCGCTTTTATTGAACTTTGGACTGCTTGAGCTTGTGGGCACCTTACTCAGTAAGGTGATGCGACCGATATTCAACTTACCGGGTAGAAGTGCAATAGACTGTATTGCTTCTTGGTTAGGTGATGGCAGCGTTGGTATCTTGTTGACCAGTAAGCAATACGACAACAAATTTTATACTCAAAGAGAAGCCGCAGTTGTCGGCACCACCTTCTCCGCAGTCTCGATTACGTTTAGTCTCGTCGTATTGGCTCAGGTTAAGTTGGAAGCGTATTTTCTACCATTTTACGGCTCGATCTGTCTTGCTGGTATTGTTGCAGCGATTATCATTCCACGTTTACCACCGTTAAGCCGCAAGAAAGATATCTTTATCGACGGTTCGGCTCCAGACAAAGATATCGACCTCGTTCCAGACAATCACAACGCTTTTTCTTGGGGTTTAAAGCTTGCTTTAAACAAAGCATCTCAGGTCACTAGCGTTAAGAAAGTCGTCAACGATGGTCTAGAGAATGCGGTTGACATGGTTTTTGGTGTATTACCCGTTGTTATGGGGCTTGGTACCGTCGCGCTTATCGTCGCAGAATATACGTCAGTGTTTTCTATTTTGGGGACGCCGTTTGTTCCCTATTTAGAGTTGCTCGGAATACCAGAGGCGGCTGCAGCATCAGAAACTATGATGGTTGGTTTTGCAGATATGTTCTTACCTGCCATCATTATATCTTCTGTAGATAGTGAAATTACCCGGTTCGTTATTGCCGCTATGTCAGTTACTCAGCTTATTTACATGTCAGAAGTGGGCGCATTGCTTTTAGGTAGCCGTATTCCGGTTAACTTTATCGAACTTTTCATCATATTTATATTGAGAACACTCATCACTTTGCCAGTTATCGCAGGTGTCGCACATTTGGTATTTTAA
- a CDS encoding type II secretion system protein: protein MKKNGFTLIELVIVIVVLGILAVTAAPRFLNLQQDSRISALNGVKASMQSVNNIVFAKSQLGYVKSRDSASLARHTYIDLNKNNVQDDDEWDLIWNYIDNTDIGKAILLDGDLVTEEEGAYYLYVGFDTDNTGTPKSGNCWIKYTQAIDEGGSPAYELETTGC from the coding sequence ATGAAAAAGAATGGTTTTACTCTCATCGAATTGGTGATAGTCATTGTTGTCTTAGGTATTCTCGCGGTGACAGCCGCTCCTCGTTTCCTAAATCTACAGCAAGATTCTAGAATTAGCGCTTTAAACGGTGTTAAAGCTAGCATGCAGTCTGTAAACAATATCGTTTTTGCCAAATCTCAGCTCGGTTATGTAAAAAGTCGAGATAGTGCGTCATTAGCTCGTCATACCTATATTGATCTCAATAAGAACAACGTCCAAGATGACGACGAATGGGATCTCATTTGGAACTATATAGATAACACGGATATTGGCAAAGCTATTTTGCTGGATGGTGATTTAGTGACCGAAGAAGAAGGTGCTTACTATCTTTATGTCGGATTCGATACGGATAACACCGGAACACCGAAATCGGGAAACTGTTGGATAAAATACACCCAAGCCATTGATGAAGGTGGTTCCCCTGCATATGAATTAGAAACTACTGGCTGTTAA
- a CDS encoding serine protease, translating into MLTKLTLGISTALFTVSLSALEVDSYIVNGTDTSTSTYPSYARLYYNEYGNYGYCGGTFIDATHVLTAAHCVDQNADNISEVDLLFTVAIPNLDDEDDASNATKYYVSKFYIHEDYDPDQVFLNDIAILELESAVNISSYTQFASDQNLYRADGVNETFIAVGHGNTKTGEDSTTLLQEATLKYIANSSCTEYKVGGASESQLCMSGDIDAGSGLRNSTCQGDSGGPLYWNGNQVGITSYGPLAGCGLATITATSVFTEVTDYSGWITNVKNGLVAATYTASESDREYYRLNGNLPDAVSDVLGSGGGGGGSVPLWSSLVMLGMAIFRKKCS; encoded by the coding sequence ATGTTAACAAAGCTGACGCTAGGGATATCCACCGCACTGTTCACGGTGTCTCTCAGCGCACTAGAAGTTGACTCCTATATTGTCAACGGTACAGATACCTCCACCTCTACTTATCCTTCTTATGCTCGTCTTTATTATAATGAGTACGGCAATTATGGCTATTGTGGCGGAACGTTTATCGATGCTACTCATGTATTGACGGCTGCGCATTGTGTCGACCAAAATGCTGACAACATATCCGAAGTAGACCTCCTTTTTACGGTGGCAATACCTAATTTAGATGATGAAGATGATGCTTCCAATGCAACTAAATATTATGTTTCCAAATTCTACATTCATGAAGATTACGACCCTGATCAAGTCTTCTTAAATGATATCGCTATTTTGGAACTGGAATCAGCCGTAAATATAAGTTCATATACGCAGTTTGCTAGCGATCAAAATCTATACAGAGCGGATGGTGTTAACGAGACGTTTATTGCCGTCGGCCATGGTAATACGAAGACAGGTGAAGACAGTACTACCTTATTGCAAGAGGCGACATTGAAATATATCGCAAACAGTTCATGTACTGAATACAAAGTAGGTGGTGCATCTGAATCCCAGCTATGTATGTCAGGTGACATTGATGCTGGAAGTGGTTTACGTAATTCGACTTGCCAAGGCGATTCTGGTGGCCCTTTGTATTGGAATGGTAATCAGGTAGGCATAACAAGTTATGGGCCTCTTGCTGGCTGTGGGCTTGCCACAATAACCGCAACATCGGTGTTTACAGAAGTAACGGATTATTCAGGTTGGATAACTAATGTCAAAAATGGCTTGGTTGCAGCAACTTATACGGCGAGTGAAAGTGATAGAGAATACTATCGGCTAAATGGGAACTTACCAGATGCAGTATCCGATGTTTTAGGTTCTGGCGGCGGCGGTGGTGGTAGCGTTCCGCTTTGGTCTTCATTGGTTATGTTGGGAATGGCTATTTTTAGGAAGAAGTGCTCTTAG
- the gcvT gene encoding glycine cleavage system aminomethyltransferase GcvT, translating into MEKVMTELHKTPLHALHIEAGAKMVPFAGYDMPVQYPLGVKKEHLHTRDAAGLFDVSHMGQLRLKGSNAAKTLEALVPVDIIGLPAGKQRYAFFTNEQGGILDDLMVTNFGDHIFVVVNAACKEQDIAHLQANLLDGVELEIIEDRALLALQGPKAVEILSAFQPAVADMVFMDAQVIDIDGAECYVSRSGYTGEDGYEISVPADKADEFARKLTAVGDVEWIGLGARDSLRLECGLCLYSHDLDTTTTPVEASLLWGISKNRRRDGERAGGFPGADIILTQIETKDVQRKRVGLVGQTKAPVREGCKLFDAQDNEIGLVTSGTAGPNAGKPVSMGYVAKAFSVIGTEIFAEVRGKKLAMTVEKMPFVPQRYYRG; encoded by the coding sequence ATGGAGAAAGTGATGACCGAATTACATAAAACCCCTTTACACGCACTGCACATAGAAGCGGGTGCTAAAATGGTTCCCTTTGCCGGATACGATATGCCAGTCCAGTATCCGCTTGGTGTAAAAAAGGAACATCTACACACTAGAGATGCAGCCGGGCTTTTCGATGTTTCTCACATGGGGCAACTTCGTCTAAAAGGCAGTAACGCAGCAAAAACATTGGAAGCGCTTGTTCCTGTCGACATTATTGGTCTCCCTGCTGGCAAACAGCGCTATGCCTTTTTTACCAATGAACAAGGCGGCATTCTCGATGACTTAATGGTGACCAATTTTGGTGATCATATTTTCGTCGTCGTAAACGCCGCATGCAAAGAACAAGATATTGCGCACCTGCAAGCAAACCTACTTGACGGTGTCGAATTAGAAATAATAGAAGACCGAGCCCTGCTTGCACTTCAAGGCCCAAAAGCGGTTGAGATATTGTCCGCTTTCCAACCTGCGGTTGCTGACATGGTGTTTATGGACGCACAGGTTATCGATATCGACGGCGCTGAATGTTATGTAAGTCGTTCTGGTTACACTGGTGAAGATGGCTATGAGATCTCGGTTCCTGCTGATAAGGCTGATGAGTTTGCTCGTAAGCTCACGGCGGTTGGCGATGTAGAATGGATCGGTTTGGGTGCACGTGATTCATTGCGCTTAGAGTGCGGATTGTGTCTGTATAGCCACGACTTGGATACGACAACAACACCAGTAGAAGCGAGTTTGCTTTGGGGTATTAGTAAGAATCGTCGCCGTGACGGCGAAAGAGCGGGTGGTTTCCCAGGGGCTGATATTATTCTTACGCAAATCGAAACCAAAGACGTTCAACGTAAGCGCGTAGGGCTAGTTGGGCAAACCAAAGCACCGGTACGTGAAGGCTGCAAACTGTTTGATGCGCAGGATAATGAAATTGGCTTAGTGACGAGCGGAACGGCAGGGCCCAATGCAGGGAAACCTGTTTCAATGGGGTATGTTGCGAAGGCGTTTTCCGTTATAGGAACCGAAATTTTTGCTGAAGTTCGAGGTAAAAAATTGGCTATGACAGTGGAAAAAATGCCGTTTGTACCGCAAAGGTATTATCGAGGTTAA
- a CDS encoding XRE family transcriptional regulator: MPIENLDEYPSIKLEKDGVSESIEPLKLGQKIKDIRSNLGITLEEASQRTGLARSTLSKIENEQISPTFQAMQKLASGLKIDMPQLFEPPKNTMATGRRDLTMQGQGKPHPTPTYEHELLATQLMHKKMMPFKSRIRTRSIEDFGDWVKHDGEEFLLILEGEVTLYTEYYEPINLKEGDSAYYDANMGHMLTSVSDEDALILWVTAK, translated from the coding sequence ATGCCTATTGAAAACCTAGACGAATATCCTTCGATTAAGTTAGAAAAAGACGGGGTTAGTGAAAGTATTGAACCTTTGAAGCTAGGACAGAAAATTAAAGATATACGATCGAATTTAGGGATAACATTAGAAGAGGCAAGTCAGAGAACAGGCTTGGCCCGCTCTACGCTTTCAAAGATAGAAAATGAACAGATATCTCCGACGTTCCAAGCAATGCAAAAACTCGCTTCTGGGTTAAAAATAGACATGCCTCAACTTTTTGAACCGCCAAAAAACACAATGGCGACAGGGCGTAGAGACCTTACTATGCAAGGGCAGGGCAAACCTCATCCGACGCCAACTTATGAACATGAACTTTTAGCTACCCAATTAATGCATAAGAAAATGATGCCGTTTAAAAGCCGTATTCGCACCCGTAGCATTGAAGATTTTGGTGACTGGGTCAAGCATGATGGAGAAGAGTTTCTGCTGATTTTAGAAGGAGAGGTCACGCTCTATACTGAGTATTACGAGCCTATTAACCTCAAAGAGGGTGATAGTGCTTATTACGATGCTAACATGGGACATATGTTGACATCTGTCAGCGATGAGGACGCTTTGATCCTTTGGGTGACGGCAAAATAA
- the gcvH gene encoding glycine cleavage system protein GcvH, with amino-acid sequence MDNTLKFTESHEWIKDNGDGTVTIGISEHAQEMLGDVVFVDLPEVESEIEAGESFSLVESVKAASDIYSPITGEIVEVNEELDDSPELINEEPYEGGWIAKIKMSDPSELDDLTNAEEYLSSIEED; translated from the coding sequence ATGGACAACACCCTGAAATTTACAGAAAGCCATGAGTGGATAAAAGACAATGGTGACGGTACTGTAACTATCGGTATTTCAGAGCACGCACAAGAGATGTTAGGCGATGTCGTATTTGTAGACCTTCCTGAAGTTGAAAGTGAAATTGAAGCAGGCGAGAGTTTCTCTTTGGTAGAATCGGTAAAAGCCGCTTCTGACATATATTCACCTATCACAGGTGAAATTGTTGAAGTTAACGAAGAACTAGACGACAGCCCAGAACTTATCAATGAAGAACCTTATGAAGGTGGCTGGATTGCTAAGATTAAGATGTCTGACCCTTCTGAGTTAGATGACTTAACCAACGCAGAAGAATACTTAAGCAGTATTGAAGAAGATTAA
- the gcvP gene encoding aminomethyl-transferring glycine dehydrogenase yields MTELLQHLSTQNEFVSRHNGPNKTDQQKMLTTVRAQSLEQLIDQTVPAAIRLEKPLSLDAPMSESDMLVKLKKIAELNQIKRTFIGQGYYNTFVPNVILRNVLENPGWYTAYTPYQPEISQGRLEALLNYQQMVMDLTGMEIANASLLDEATAAGEAMTLCKRAGKSKSKVFFVADDVHPQTIEVVKTRATFIGFDVVVGSVDSLAEQDVFGALLQYPSTSGDVTDLTDVIATAQANKTLVTVATDLLASTLIKPAGEMGADVVIGSAQRFGVPMGYGGPHAAFMATRDKHKRTIPGRVIGVSIDSKGNKALRMAMQTREQHIRREKATSNICTAQALLANMASFYAVFHGSEGLKTIARRTHHMSAVLASGLTKSGYELSNNHYFDTITIDTGDATDALYTKALQADINLRKLDGKIGVSFDETTTTQDIADLFAIFDVKEDIDALSTVIARNEFAAIPKSCRRETRYLTHPVFNTHHSETQMMRYLKQLENKDFSLTHGMIPLGSCTMKLNAVAEMLPVTWPEFGSLHPFAPKEQTKGYSKLATSLKEMLCEITGYDEFSLQPNSGASGEYTGLIAIQRYHQSRGDEHRNVCLIPSSAHGTNPATASMVSMKVVVVKCDEAGNIDITDLADKIEKHRDNLSSIMITYPSTHGVYEEQVQLVCEMVHEAGGQVYLDGANMNAQVGLTTPGFIGSDVSHLNLHKTFCIPHGGGGPGMGPIGVKSHLAPFLPGHIEGGLEGKDFAVSAADLGSASILPISWAYIAMMGEQGLTEATKVAILNANYVMERLTPHYPILYRGTNGRVAHECIIDIRPLKEETGISEEDIAKRLMDYGFHAPTMSFPVAGTLMIEPTESEDLQELDRFCEAMIAIRHEMNSVKNGEWPIENNPLVNAPHTQVDLSSEEWDRPYSRELACFPSKQTKISKYWPTVNRVDNVYGDRNLICSCPSISEYEE; encoded by the coding sequence ATGACTGAACTACTTCAACATCTAAGCACACAAAACGAATTTGTTTCTCGCCATAATGGTCCAAACAAAACCGATCAACAAAAAATGCTAACAACCGTAAGGGCGCAAAGCCTTGAACAGTTAATTGATCAGACGGTTCCAGCAGCCATTCGATTGGAGAAACCTCTTTCACTGGATGCGCCGATGAGCGAATCTGATATGTTGGTCAAGCTTAAAAAAATAGCAGAACTCAATCAGATCAAACGCACCTTTATCGGCCAAGGTTATTACAATACCTTTGTACCCAATGTTATTTTACGTAATGTACTTGAAAATCCAGGTTGGTATACCGCTTATACCCCTTATCAACCTGAAATTTCACAGGGTCGTTTAGAGGCACTACTAAACTACCAACAAATGGTGATGGACCTAACAGGTATGGAAATCGCCAATGCGTCACTGCTTGATGAAGCGACCGCCGCAGGCGAAGCGATGACCCTCTGTAAGCGGGCAGGCAAAAGCAAAAGCAAGGTATTCTTTGTTGCCGACGATGTTCATCCACAAACCATTGAAGTAGTCAAAACCCGTGCTACCTTTATCGGCTTTGATGTTGTCGTCGGCTCTGTAGATTCTTTAGCTGAACAAGACGTATTTGGTGCCTTGCTTCAATACCCTTCTACTTCCGGTGATGTCACCGACTTAACCGACGTTATTGCCACCGCTCAAGCCAACAAAACCCTCGTCACAGTTGCCACTGATCTTCTTGCGTCAACGCTGATTAAACCTGCTGGTGAAATGGGCGCAGATGTTGTCATTGGTAGTGCACAACGTTTCGGTGTGCCAATGGGTTACGGTGGGCCACACGCCGCATTTATGGCAACAAGGGACAAGCATAAACGTACCATACCTGGTCGAGTTATTGGTGTCTCTATCGATTCAAAGGGTAACAAAGCCCTTCGTATGGCAATGCAGACTCGCGAGCAACATATTCGTCGTGAAAAAGCGACATCGAATATCTGTACGGCACAGGCACTACTTGCCAACATGGCGTCATTTTATGCGGTTTTCCATGGTAGTGAAGGGCTTAAAACGATTGCGCGTCGAACTCATCATATGAGCGCAGTTTTGGCATCTGGATTAACCAAGTCTGGTTATGAACTAAGCAATAACCACTATTTTGATACGATTACCATCGACACAGGCGATGCCACCGACGCACTGTATACTAAGGCACTTCAAGCAGACATCAACCTACGTAAGTTAGATGGAAAAATAGGGGTCAGCTTTGATGAGACCACAACAACGCAAGACATTGCTGATCTATTTGCCATTTTTGATGTTAAAGAAGATATCGATGCATTGTCGACAGTCATTGCACGCAATGAGTTTGCGGCTATTCCTAAATCCTGCCGCCGTGAAACTCGTTACTTAACACACCCAGTATTTAATACGCACCATAGTGAAACACAGATGATGCGTTACCTAAAACAGCTAGAGAATAAAGACTTCTCGCTCACCCACGGTATGATTCCACTTGGTAGTTGTACGATGAAGTTGAATGCGGTTGCTGAAATGCTTCCCGTCACTTGGCCTGAATTTGGTTCACTGCATCCTTTTGCACCTAAAGAGCAAACCAAAGGGTATAGTAAACTTGCCACATCTCTGAAAGAGATGTTGTGTGAAATTACCGGCTATGATGAGTTTTCTCTACAACCAAACTCTGGTGCTTCAGGCGAATATACTGGTTTGATCGCCATTCAACGCTATCACCAAAGCCGAGGCGACGAGCACAGAAATGTTTGTCTTATCCCTAGTTCGGCCCACGGTACGAACCCGGCAACCGCTTCAATGGTTTCCATGAAAGTGGTGGTAGTTAAATGCGATGAAGCTGGCAATATCGACATCACAGACCTCGCTGATAAAATCGAAAAGCACCGCGATAATCTGTCTAGCATTATGATCACCTATCCTTCTACCCATGGCGTGTATGAAGAGCAAGTGCAACTCGTATGTGAAATGGTTCACGAGGCTGGAGGTCAGGTTTATCTCGATGGCGCGAACATGAACGCGCAAGTCGGCTTAACGACACCTGGCTTCATCGGCTCGGATGTATCTCACTTGAACCTACACAAAACCTTTTGTATTCCTCATGGTGGCGGTGGTCCGGGCATGGGGCCTATCGGTGTAAAATCTCACCTAGCACCTTTCCTTCCGGGTCATATTGAAGGCGGCTTAGAGGGTAAAGATTTCGCGGTTTCTGCGGCCGATTTGGGTAGCGCGTCTATCTTGCCTATTTCTTGGGCCTATATCGCTATGATGGGTGAGCAAGGTCTAACAGAAGCAACCAAGGTCGCTATCTTAAATGCCAACTATGTGATGGAGCGTTTGACGCCTCATTATCCTATTCTTTATCGCGGTACCAACGGCCGCGTCGCGCACGAATGTATTATCGATATTCGTCCACTGAAAGAAGAAACGGGTATCAGCGAAGAAGACATCGCTAAACGTTTAATGGATTACGGATTCCACGCACCGACGATGTCATTCCCCGTAGCTGGCACACTAATGATTGAGCCAACCGAATCGGAAGACTTGCAAGAGTTGGATCGTTTCTGCGAGGCAATGATCGCGATTCGTCACGAAATGAACAGTGTAAAAAATGGCGAATGGCCAATAGAAAATAACCCATTGGTTAATGCGCCACATACACAGGTCGATCTTTCTTCTGAAGAGTGGGACAGACCATATTCACGTGAATTAGCATGTTTCCCATCGAAACAGACGAAAATTTCAAAATACTGGCCGACAGTAAATCGCGTTGATAATGTGTATGGTGATAGAAACCTTATCTGTTCTTGCCCTAGTATTTCGGAGTATGAAGAGTAG
- a CDS encoding DUF523 domain-containing protein, which produces MVKVLVSSCLVGNKVRYNASCLSIPELDLYWLKSNVELVVFCPEVSAGLPTPRAPAEIITGKGIDVLDGSANVVGNDGIDVTTQFVNGAENALKLCHKQQIKYAVLAEGSPSCGSSKIYDGTFNGIKIDGSGVAAALLERNGIKVYSQHTIAKLRNMLETHS; this is translated from the coding sequence GTGGTAAAAGTTCTTGTTAGTTCGTGCTTGGTTGGAAATAAAGTTAGATACAATGCAAGTTGCTTATCAATCCCAGAGCTCGATTTGTACTGGCTTAAATCAAACGTAGAACTAGTGGTCTTTTGTCCTGAGGTGTCCGCAGGTTTACCTACTCCGAGAGCACCTGCTGAAATAATCACAGGAAAAGGCATTGATGTACTTGACGGTTCGGCTAACGTTGTTGGAAATGATGGGATTGATGTTACTACTCAATTTGTGAATGGGGCGGAGAATGCTTTGAAACTCTGCCATAAACAGCAAATAAAATATGCGGTTCTCGCAGAGGGTAGCCCTTCTTGTGGTAGTTCAAAAATTTACGATGGTACATTCAACGGTATTAAAATCGATGGCTCTGGGGTAGCTGCTGCATTGTTAGAGCGTAATGGCATTAAAGTATACAGTCAGCATACGATAGCTAAACTCCGAAATATGTTGGAAACACATAGTTAA
- a CDS encoding SDR family oxidoreductase — MKKVVIVTGGSRGIGAATSKLLASKDYFVCVNYLNNRIQAESVVTEIQKHGGEAFCFKADVSIESEVQSLFFAVNKKYGQVTHLVNNAGILFSQSLLSGIDYERFNKVMSSNVGSCFLCSKEFIGQLYGSGAMVNVSSAASRTGAPFEYIDYAASKGAMDSLTKGLSLELASKGIRVNGVRPGFIHTDMHADGGEANRIDRLSPQIPMQRGGKPEEVAQAIVWLLSDEASYVTGTFIDIAGGK, encoded by the coding sequence ATGAAAAAAGTTGTAATTGTTACGGGAGGCAGTAGAGGCATTGGCGCTGCTACTTCTAAATTACTCGCGTCGAAAGACTATTTCGTTTGCGTCAATTATCTTAATAATCGAATTCAAGCAGAGTCTGTTGTAACCGAAATACAAAAACATGGTGGTGAAGCATTTTGCTTCAAGGCAGACGTGTCTATTGAATCTGAAGTTCAATCTCTGTTTTTTGCTGTGAATAAAAAATATGGTCAAGTAACGCATTTGGTTAATAATGCAGGAATCCTCTTCAGCCAATCATTATTATCAGGCATAGATTACGAACGTTTTAATAAAGTAATGAGTTCGAATGTTGGTAGTTGCTTCCTTTGCTCAAAGGAATTTATCGGTCAATTATATGGTTCTGGAGCGATGGTTAATGTTTCTTCTGCAGCTTCAAGAACAGGCGCTCCATTTGAATATATTGACTATGCAGCATCTAAGGGAGCAATGGATTCATTGACCAAAGGACTTTCATTGGAACTCGCATCTAAAGGGATTCGTGTTAATGGTGTAAGACCCGGTTTTATTCATACGGACATGCATGCCGATGGTGGTGAAGCTAACAGAATTGACCGATTGTCACCGCAAATTCCGATGCAACGTGGGGGAAAACCCGAAGAAGTAGCGCAGGCAATTGTATGGCTGTTATCAGATGAAGCCTCTTATGTAACGGGTACGTTCATTGATATTGCAGGTGGAAAATAA
- a CDS encoding DUF2007 domain-containing protein codes for MITSLLQQSNIKAQIHGEHLQGGIGELQPIGIVRVMVNEEDAAMAKEIIIEWDRKQPDTDVAVPLAMKRSSGLGKLLLGFLIGVISVGVYYNTPVNYDGIDYNNDGSFDEKWTYRNYRMVKTEIDRNFDGKIDYTTDFTRKGTPKKSLADDDFNGSFETKYSYNKGSVFQQKVDSDGDGFNEYIIEYNYGVIATARFLNPNNENVIKIQNFELDKLVSAEYDSNKDGVIDTVIKYDEYGEIISTSAK; via the coding sequence ATGATTACTAGTTTACTTCAACAATCAAATATTAAAGCACAAATCCATGGCGAGCACCTCCAAGGCGGTATAGGCGAATTACAACCAATTGGTATCGTGCGAGTAATGGTAAATGAAGAAGATGCTGCTATGGCAAAAGAAATTATTATCGAATGGGATAGAAAGCAACCTGATACAGATGTAGCGGTACCCTTAGCAATGAAGCGGTCTAGTGGATTAGGCAAATTGCTATTAGGGTTTCTTATCGGAGTAATATCTGTGGGAGTATATTACAACACTCCTGTGAATTATGATGGTATAGATTACAACAATGACGGTAGTTTTGATGAAAAGTGGACATACAGAAACTATAGGATGGTTAAGACAGAAATTGATCGTAATTTTGATGGGAAGATTGATTATACAACCGACTTTACCCGTAAAGGTACGCCTAAAAAAAGTTTGGCGGATGATGATTTCAATGGCTCTTTTGAAACTAAATACTCGTACAACAAAGGTAGCGTATTTCAACAGAAAGTTGATAGTGATGGTGACGGTTTTAATGAGTACATTATCGAATATAATTATGGTGTTATAGCTACAGCTAGGTTTTTAAACCCTAACAATGAAAATGTAATAAAAATTCAAAACTTTGAGCTTGATAAGTTAGTAAGTGCTGAATATGATTCAAATAAAGATGGGGTCATTGATACTGTAATTAAGTACGATGAGTATGGAGAAATAATCAGTACAAGTGCAAAGTAG